The Ctenopharyngodon idella isolate HZGC_01 chromosome 19, HZGC01, whole genome shotgun sequence genomic sequence GCGTGGAACGCAGAAAATGTTTTGAAGtatgttcacgctgctcttttccatacaacaaaaacatacaagGGCAAACAACAGAAAGCACTATAAAAGTATCATGAAAGTGCTCCATATAATTCATTCACTATATTACAAGTTTGAACAAACtaaaattgaattttttattCCCAGATAATTTTCCCCTTCACTGTAGCTGTCAAATGCACATATTGACGTCAGTGATGAAAacgcaattgtttttttttttttttttttttcatgtttcaaaCTTCCTGAATGCTACATTGCAAGTTTGAAGAAACAGAAGTGCAAATAAGATTTAAGAGCTATGGTGAAGGCTAAGATTTTCGTTAAAAAACTATTAAACTCAGTTTAATAACTTCGGTTTAAAACTTAACTAACTTATATTTTGGTGTGTTTCTTAGAGAATTCTTTGAATTACAGAAAATACTCATGGAATGTATCACATTAGTCATATGGACTGCTTTTAtgctgtttattttgtaatttttgaaGGTTatgtggaaaagagcagcatgaacatgcTTCCAAATATCTACTTTTGTGattgctgaaaaaaagaaactcatactGGCTACATTAGAGTGAGTGACAGATTTTCATCttggggtgaactgtcccttttttttttattttgttcagtagAGAAGtcagtgttaaagggatagttcacaccgacttgagggggagtaaatgatgacagaattttcatttttgggtgaactatccctttaagacacatTTGTATTTACTTGCAAAGAGCCGTTTATTTTTGTGACTCAAATTTCACATTCTCTGATTAAATAGCACAAACGGGTGGAGCCTGAGCAGATGGCGTACGATAGACCTTCTCCTAAATTCCTGTCATTTCTAGAGAAGCACTATGATCTCAAAATCAGTGTGCCTCAGGTAAGAGTCACCAGAAAGTGCTGAATGACATGAAACAATTACAGGACATGGTGTTACTCCTCTCAGAAATCCAGTTTATAACTGAACCCAATAATACTGTCACTGAAAACAACTTCACCAAACACTACATGTTATGTCTTGGATGTAAATCCTGATATGGTTATTATGTCTATGACATGTGAGCATGTTCATTTGCACACAATACAGACTTCAtacaatagtcttttcttcaaaaaatctGGAGGTGTTTATGACCGTTTGGATGTTATGATGTAATTCTTTGTCTAATATGTCTTAATTTCTTATCCTGTCACACTTGTTCCTATCAGGTGAATAACTTTGTGGTATTTGATGGCTTCTTCCAGAGTAGATCAGGTAAGCCCTGACTGCATCACTGTTCTGTGGTTATGTGGGTTTGGAATGTTGGTCTGGATCTAAGCCAGAGTTCAATGGCTTGTTCTCTCAGGACAACAACCTCCCCTTCTCTTCATTACAGTACGTGCAAGGCAGCATTGTATTGAAATTCCTCCTCTTTTATTCATTTCTCTTCCTTGTTTTTCTGCAAGTAATTCAGCCCGAACCACTTAACGTACAGAGTCCAATCAAACTTTGTTTTATggatcattttaaatttaggTATTTATCTATTGCCTTTTTAGGATTAGTTTTTTTTAGCATTAACTTTCTGCTGCTACACCTGACAGTGGTGAGTAAATATCGGCCATAAATATTTCTTTTGgccatgaaaatatattttccattattttaaTAGGTGTTGTTATTGCTAACTAAatctaaaactaataaaaatcattttcattaattggaataaatctaaaaaaaatatatatatatatataaatattagataaaattagaaatgctgCCTTGTCAACTAACTGcaataaaataagtttgtttgaattaaaattactaaatagaaataaactaattatacaaataaactaaatagaaacattaaaaaatgaataaaaaatattaaatcataaaaattacttaaactaaaatgaaaatgaaaactagaaatattaaaaataagagcCAATTCAAAGtattaaagggtcagttcacccaaaaatgaaatttttgtcattaagtacgcaccctcatgtcgtcccaaacccataagactttgttcatctttggaacacaaattaagatatttgtgatgaaatccgagggtttctgaaccacacataggcagcaacgtcattgcaccttttgaggtccaaaaaggtattaaagacttcgttaaaatagtccatgtgactacagtggttcaaccttaatgttatgaaacgacgagaatactttttgtgcgcaaaaacaatttgaactgttgtcatacgcagttgacgtagtgaacgcagtacagcgcttccatgtttacgtccgaacgcctgCTCAGGATTGGCCaacgctgtacacgtgagcagcacgacgcatgtgtgtgatgctgacgcaggagccggccaataatgagccagtgttctgacgtagaacccagaagcgctgaactgcgttcactacgtcaactgcgtaggagactgacttaaaagagaagaaattgcagaataaagtcgttatttttgttttgtttttgcgcacaaacagtattctcgtcgcttcataacattaaggttaaaccactgtagtcacatggactattttaacgatgtctttaatacctttctggacctcaaaaggtgcaatgacgttgctgcctatgtgtggttcaaaaACCCTCAAAtttcttacgggtttgggatgacatgagggtgagtacttaatgacagaaatttcatttttgggtagaataaccctttaataaatacttaatagtatataaataatactaaaacactTACTagtttaatgaaaaacattttcaatatttatatcatatgacAGTGGGATTATTTAGTTGATATTGGTGACAAATACTAGTTGTAACTTCATATATAAGCTAGTCTAGCTGCAAGTGTCAAGACATGgtgatttcatttatttatttatgtatttattttccctTCATTTTGATGGCTTTGGTTCTAGATAAacttataattgtatttttaattatttatttatttatttttttaggtaaAAATCACAACAGTTTCTTTTCCAAACAGTAGATAAGTCACTGAGTTCACTTACATCCTTCTTACAAATAGACTTGCATGTCATGTTCCTTATATAATTATCGGCCTGGTGGATGATTATAGATTGAAATGTTATGCAGAAAAAGCCCAAAACCTAAAACTTTAGCACTATTCTTTTGCTGCCTTGCAAGCACTGCaatttccttttaaaaatgtaaaaatgtgaacCTCTGAGAATGCAATTTAATTTTCCAAATTACATTTTAGCAGATACCACAATTCATTAAGAAAAGTCTTTGTTGTGCTGGTCCATAATGCTCACAGCTCTCTTTTGGTTCTTttattgtttcatatttttagtGCCTCTATATTTAAGTCAAGTCTATTTCCATGATTTAAACCACAGTCTGTTATTCTGTTTTCTGTAAAATGGCATCTACGTGCCTGGGCAACCATTttcaatgtatttatttatgtgtataAATGACTCATCAAGCCCAGATCGTGCTGTTTATAGTTGGTAGTCACCCTAGATCGGGTTTAACCTGTGCAAACAATTGAAAACATTCATTGTTCAAGCACTTTTGTCTCATGAAACTCTCTCAGGAACACCTTCCTCCCCTCTGACGGATCAGGGGATGTACGGATTTTTGTAAGGACATTGAATATCTGCTGTTCCCCTCCCCTACCGTCACCCGGCTTCCACCTTACTTATCACTCCTTTAGCATATCCCCATAGTTTAAAGACAGTCCACTCACTATACTCTTCCTTTGCACTCAACCGGACCCCCATAACATCTGCCCATGTTATCAGTCCCAACAACTCACTTACGAACTTCCTCCCTTACAATATCCCTTGTTGTTCCCCTTTAAAATCCAATTATAGATAAGTGCTATATGTTTTCCCTAAAGTGCAGCGTAATGATAATCGATATATGCATTATGGCCATGGATATTGACTTGTATGAATATCTGTGAAGAGTGCAGTGTGTGCTGTTTAACTGCTTGCAGTACTCCAGACTTATTTTCAATCATACCGGTTGTTTCTGTTGGCGCTTTCTGACCACCATGCTCTTTTTACAGCGGTCCAATTGAGAAAAGTTCCCCCAAAAAAGCCAGAGGGAGAGATCAAACCATATTCACTAATGGAAAGAGAAGGTGGGTTACTCATAGGCTCCATGTCGTATATTTAACCAGTTGGCACAATACAGAACTCAAGTAGCTGACATTTACACCAACTAGCTAAATACTGACATCATCCAGATGCTGTAATAAATAGTTTCAACTGGAAACAGACCTCCTATTATGCATTAAATGTCTTGATTTGTTCCATAAGTTACTTCAGAGCCcttagaaaagagttatttttagCAGGGGAAAGGACTCTTACAATTactttagaaaatgtaaaaacctAGTTTAGACACATTAGGGTGGTAGTCAGGGGACTTTGAGAATCTTAATCCATGTACAAATCCAGTCACCTGTAAATCAAATATACAGATGACTAGAGTTGGGAACCAAACATCTGTTCTTATTCTTTACAATACTGGAATGGAATGGTGTTGCGTTATCAGTTTACATCGAAGCGGACAAAGTCGTTCTGTGCTACTTTTTAGTAGCATCACTACTGAATAGACCGCACAATAAGTTGTAGTCCAATActaaacaaatgactcttacgggtgggttctttttagtgattcAGAAACATACAGCACAATCTATGTAGTCCGATTCctgaatgactcttatgaggtAGTTATGAATCAAAATCATGCAGCACAATTAGTGTAGCCTGATTCAATTCCCAAACGAATTACTCTTATTAGCCAGTTATGCTTAGTCAGTCATGATGCTTatgaaacagttatttttaattattaaaaacatacagcacaGTCAGTGTAGTCCGATCCTTTTAAAGATTTAGAAACATACAACAcaaccagtgtagtctgattgtTGAACAAATGATTCTAATGAATCCTTTTTAGTGAATTACACATAAACATAACGTgtgactcttatgaaccagttctttttaatgaatcaaaaacatacaacttaaaggattagttcacttcagaattaaactttcctgataatttactcatgtcatccaagatgtttgtctttctttcttcagtcgaaaagaaattaaggtttctgaGGAAAGTATTCTGTgaattttctccatatagtggacttcaggggctaccaacgggttgaaggtccaaaatgcagtttcattgcagcttagaagggctctacacgatcccagccgaggaataagggtcttatctagtgaaacaatcagccattttctaaaaaataaaaatgtatatactttttaaccacaaatgcttgtcttgcactatagctctgcgatgcgccacgcattacgtaatcacgttggaaaggtcacgcgtgacataggtggaagtaccgagcaagtgtttacaaaatgAAGTCATACGGCCTTTACaataaaaggtaaaacaacgatgttggacgattttgaagttgggcgagtttttcgccctaccgtggcacttccgcctacgtcacacgtcacctttccaacgtgattgtgtaatgcgtggcgcatcgcagagctagtgcaagatgagcatttgtggttaaaaatatatacatttttattttttttagaaaatgaccgatcgttttgctagataagacccttattcctcggctgggatcgtgtagagccgtttgaagctgcactgaaactgacatttggaccttcaacccgttggtacctgttgaagtccacaatatggagaaaaatcctggaatgttttcctcaaaaactatAATTCCTTTtcgattgaagaaagaaagacataaacatcttggatgacatggggggtgAGTAAAATATCAGTACAATCAGTGTAGTCTGGTTCCCAAACAAATTATTCTGAGTCGGTTCTGAATcaatgaatcaaaaacatacaatgcAACCAGTGTAATGCAGTGAATGAATGGTTTCTCTGAGCCAGTTACTAGTGAATTAAAAACACAGCAGCTTATTGTCCGAATACCCGAAAAATGACTCTAATGAGCCAGTTATTTATAGTGAATCAAAAGCATACAGCACAGTCAGTGTAGTCTAATTCCTGTCCGAAGGATTCTAATAAGTtggaattgttttaaatttatttctaaTTGCCAGTGGAATTGCATTTTGTTGTTATTCCTTAAATTCCCCAAAGAATCATTGATGAAACTGTTAAGCATACTGTATAAGGAATCTGAacccaaaaataaattcattaagATTTCCTATCCCTAGTGCTGACATCACTTCCTTTGTTCCACAGTGGTACGGGAGGAGCAGAGGGCTCTCCCCTGGCCATTTGTTCGCCCTGTGGGTCCCCCCCACTCTCCTCCTCTGCTTCCATCATCTCCGCAATCCCGTTCGCTCAGTGTGGGATCCTCCCCCAGCCGGGCCCCCCACCGTCCCGCCGTGGCCCTGGGGCTCCAGCAGGGTCAGACCCCTTCCTCCCAACTCAACGACAGCTGCAGGACAAAACGCACCAGGTACATCTCAACGACACCTCACGGCCAGTTACAGTGTCCTTTAGTCTAAATCCAGCGCTTTTCTTGCAAATATTTACATTGCATCCTCTTCACTTTTTCCATCTGGTGCTTATTTTGGCGAATGAGAGCATTGGCTCTGTGGGAATGAAAGTGAAGAGACACTGAGGTCGTTCATGTTCACTATGAGCCACTTCCTGTGTTAGATGAGTGCATGGTCCACTTGGCGGCAAGAATGTGAATTCAGCTCATTAGTGCATCATTAgtgtatcactgtgtatcacaTAAAGGTCAGATACACTGTCTGTTTATTCTTCTAACACGTAAGCGGCCTTGACCGTTATCTTTTGGAGAAGTGCTAAACATTTCTCTTCTCCTCTCTCTGTCTTCTCTTCTTCCTTTCATCTCTGATTATGACATGCTCATTTATACATTGAATTCCCCAATTATGACACGTGTTGTTGAACCCATCACTTGTCTCTCATTCATTTGATGAGTTtgaacttttcttttcttttcaaccacacattTTATCTCTTTTATTCTCTCATTCCATGCTAGCTCTCTAAATAGATCTAGGCTCAGCTTTCATTGACCCTCAGGCTTGAACGTCATTGTCTTAAACTTCTTAGCTAGTTCCAATTAAAGGGATGGTTTACCAACACATGGAAACTCctgtcattacttactcacAATATTGTTAATTTTTCTGTGGAGCTCAAAAGGAGAATTTTGGAGAATCTTCAAAATGGCAGTGTGTGAAGATTGTTTAGaattctttttgtgttccacagataaAATAACAGCCTATGGTTTGAAAacgtaatgacagaattttcattgttgggtgaaTTACTATTTTATGATTTTGCTTTCTTCCTTGTTGTGAgtgtataaataattaatacaatttCCTGTAAAATGATTTGATAATACACATTTGTAAGTAAACTGGAATCTCTTTTGGTCTTTTCCATACCCTTTCCACTAAGAAGTGTTTTAGAATATAAATATAGAAGTTTTTAGAGCTCATTTTACTATAGTGTTAACCCTCAGCTGTCAAACATCCTCTGTCCTGAGCAGCAAGTAAtaaaagcagttgaaaaaatGATATTCTTATTTAATCACTTGTCAATGAATTATTGTAACAGACTGAAAGGATATGACATGTTAGGTTTTATATTCTACACTTAATGGTCTGGAGCACCTCAGGACCTTGTTTCAGTCCAGACATTTGTCTTAGCCTCAGGGTGCTGCTCTTGACCAGTGGTTGTTCATTATTAGTTATATAtgctactgttcaaaggtttggggtcagtaagatatttaacgtttttgaaagtttcttatgctcattaaaGCTCTTACTTCTTCAGTctacagtcttcagtgccacatgatccttcagaaatcattctaatatgctgatttgctgctcaagaaacattattattattatcagtgttgaaaacagctgtgctgcttaatatttttgaggaaactgtgataatttttttcagaattcgtTCAAAGGTTCaaaagaaatacaaagttctgtcatgaaactctagatggcacaggctcaTAAGTCCTTAACCCAATCTGCTTGCAGTTACGTCATtttctatagggcacagctgattgtgtctatatggcgctgacatcttgagtctcgagtctgtGCATAATGAACTTGAaacccgagtctgcgcagtagtgagcacGAAGTGGAGCCGCGATATCAAGGTCCCGTCCAAACTTAGAACAACTTATTAtttcggtgtgaaataaacagttatggaaatgtagaaattaaagttaaagctccagtcACCTCGCGAACATCCAGAAAAAGTCAGTTGGCCCCTCTATGACTgcttcactcagagaagctgccaacctcagctgtcaatcatgacatcacacccccgtttttatagcgtcaaataactaactaaaaccaaacttatttaaagaacgaacacttgaactaacaccagcgtgataaaaactgctATGAGGGTGATTCATGTATgcttgtacagcagcagcatgtcttgctTGCTCATAACAGAATGTCATGTGTATTGGCA encodes the following:
- the atat1 gene encoding alpha-tubulin N-acetyltransferase 1 isoform X6, which codes for MDFPFDLNALFPERISVLDNNLSAGRKAHGRPDPLLQITTVIDELGKASSKAQQLPAPITSAAKLQANRHHLYLLKDGEQNGGRGVIVGFLKVGYKKLFLLNQRGAHLETEPLCVLDFYVTETLQRHGYGLELFDFMLKHKRVEPEQMAYDRPSPKFLSFLEKHYDLKISVPQVNNFVVFDGFFQSRSAVQLRKVPPKKPEGEIKPYSLMEREVVREEQRALPWPFVRPVGPPHSPPLLPSSPQSRSLSVGSSPSRAPHRPAVALGLQQGQTPSSQLNDSCRTKRTSSLNRSRLSFH